A region from the Pelecanus crispus isolate bPelCri1 chromosome 11, bPelCri1.pri, whole genome shotgun sequence genome encodes:
- the PTX4 gene encoding pentraxin-4, which translates to MAGTVLPLCLLLAATLWGGLTQVPGPVARPGRLLLRLRRLEEQFHRLQEVTLSHLQSIAGNYNISYNIDRRFRALAEQAEVAAAARAALGAELARLAAAGRRLHRRLKRLEGTVGALSLQHHLLTHPPGAPVEAGTKTHSLPDTPRSWGSHLEWELQGQVAPSTPSARHPKARWWQQRWQEKGHQLLANAGPSGAPGEDAEHPRDAAQAVALALPTVTMVPQEQPPARQQPGEGRYRPPASVPTSPACRTSAVLLFPNTSAERVAVLGPGLRQGLRALSLCAWLATPAPHLGALLSYATEDGRSKLAVCGCGGDLSSSVRFVIGDGEFRELPVTRLLDGKWHHLCLTWSSGQGQYHFYVDRRLLAAGSGFHQGYEIPAGGSLVLGWEQDHPGRGFGTAAAFMGHLAGLALWSRALLPGEVASMATSWELPPGPLLTLADASLQGGVQRVACPCLRHCL; encoded by the exons ATGGCGGGGACGgtgctgcccctctgcctgctcctcgCTGCCACCCTGTGGGGTGGCCTGACCCAGGTGCCAGGGCCCGtggcccgccccggccgcctgCTCCTGCGGCTGCGGCggctggaggagcag TTTCACCGGCTCCAGGAGGTGACGCTGAGCCATCTCCAGAGCATTGCTGGGAACTACAACATCTCCTACAACATCGACAGACGCTTCCGGGCGCTGGCAGAGCAAGCGGAGGTGGCTGCCGCTGCCCGGGCCGCCCTGGGTGCCGAGCTGGCCCGCCTGGCCGCCGCTGGCCGCCGGCTGCACCGAAGGCTGAAGCGGCTGGAGGGGACAGTGGGTGCCCTGAGCCTGCAACATCACCTGCTCACCCACCCACCAGGTGCACCGGTGGAGGCTGGCACTAAGACACACAGCCTGCCAGACACTCCCCGGAGCTGGGGCAGCCATCTGGagtgggagctgcagggccaggtggcccccagcacccccagcgcTCGGCACCCGAAGGCGAGGTGGTGGCAGCAACGCTGGCAGGAGAAAGGGCACCAGCTGCTGGCCAATGCTGGGCCCAGTGGAGCACCAGGGGAGGATGCAGAGCACCCTCGCGATGCAGCCCAAGCAGTGGCACTGGCGCTCCCCACCGTGACCATGGTCCCCCAGGAGCAGCCACCAGCCCgccagcagccaggagagggTAGGTACAGGCCCCCTGCCTCGGTGcccacctccccagcctgccGCACCAGCGCCGTCCTGCTCTTCCCCAACACCTCTGCTGAGCGTGTGGCCGTCCTAGGGCCGGGGCTGCGCCAGGGGCTGCGGGCATTGTCGCTCTGTGCCTGGCtggccaccccagccccccacctcGGTGCCCTCCTCTCCTATGCCACTGAGGATGGCCGCAGCAAGCTGGCTGTGTGTGGCTGTGGTGGGGACCTCTCCAGCTCTGTGCGCTTTGTCATTGGGGATGGGGAGTTTCGGGAGCTCCCAGTGACACGACTCCTGGATGGCAAGTGGCACCACCTCTGCCTCACCTGGTCCTCCGGCCAGGGCCAGTACCACTTCTACGTTGACAGgcggctgctggctgctggctcTGGCTTCCATCAGGGCTATGAAATTCCCGCTGGTGGCTCACTGGTGCTTGGCTGGGAGCAGGACCACCCTGGCAGGGGCTTTGGCACTGCAGCAGCCTTCATGGGTCACCTGGCTGGCTTGGCCCTCTGGAGCCGGGCTCTCCTGCCCGGGGAAGTGGCCAGCATGGCGaccagctgggagctgccccccggccccctcctcACTCTGGCTGATGCCTCCCTGCAGGGTGGAGTGCAGAGGGTGGCGTGCCCCTGCCTCCGGCACTGCCTGTGA
- the ECI1 gene encoding enoyl-CoA delta isomerase 1, mitochondrial, with amino-acid sequence MAAVLGLARQIVRSGVLPLCHWPPVWGRATRQSPGFLLAPCRTFSNKKILVELDESSGVATMTFKSPPVNSLSLDFLTEFCISLEKLENDRACRGVIFTSAVPKIFSSGLDITEMCGKSPEHYAEFWRATQELWLRLYGSNMVTVAALNGSSPAGGCLIALSCDYRIMVENPKFSIGLNEVQLGIVAPFWFKDTFVNTVGHRFAERSLQLGSLHPAPEAHKFGLVDELVPEEKLQEKAAAVMAQWLALPDHARQLTKSMMRKAVLDRLVAHREEDIQNFISFISKESIQKSLRMYMEMLKKRKS; translated from the exons ATGGCGGCGGTGCTGGGCCTCGCCCGCCAGATCGTCCGGTCAG GTGTGCTGCCCCTCTGCCACTGGCCGCCGGTGTGGGGCAGAGCCACCCGGCAGTCCCCCGGCTTCCTGCTAGCCCCATGTCGCACCTTCAGCAACAAGAAGATCCTGGTGGAGCTGGATGAGAGCTCAG GTGTCGCCACAATGACGTTCAAGAGCCCTCCGGTCAACAGCCTCAGCCTGGACTTTCTCACTGAGTTTTGCATAAGCCTAGAGAAGCTGGAGAATGACCGGGCTTGCCGGGGCGTGATCTTCACATCT GCTGTCCCCAAAATCTTCTCATCTGGCCTGGACATCACCGAGATGTGTGGGAAGAGCCCAGAGCACTACGCGGAGTTCTGGAGAGCCACACAGGAGTTGTGGCTCCGGCTGTACGGCTCCAACATGGTGACAGTCGCTGCACTCAAT GGGTCCAGCCCGGCGGGAGGCTGTCTCATTGCCTTGTCATGTGACTACAGGATCATGGTGGAGAACCCCAAATTCAGCATCGGCCTGAACGAAGTCCAGCTGGGCATTGTGGCTCCCTTCTG GTTTAAGGACACATTTGTGAACACTGTGGGACACCGATTTGCTGAACGCTCCCTCCAGCTGGGCtccctccaccctgcacccGAGGCCCACAAGTTTGGCCTTGTGGATGAGCTGGTGCCAGAAGAGAAGCTCCAGGAGAAGGCCGCGGCTGTTATGGCACAGTGGCTGGCCCTTCCCG ACCACGCCCGTCAGCTCACCAAGTCCATGATGAGGAAAGCGGTGTTGGACCGCCTGGTAGCTCACCGGGAGGAAGACATTCAGAACTTCATCAGCTTCATCTCAAAAGAGTCCATCCAGAAGTCACTTCGTATGTACATGGAGATGctaaagaagaggaagagctga
- the LOC104024710 gene encoding deoxyribonuclease-1-like 2: MGTVALALSLLAMALPCPATATLRVSAFNIQAFGDTKMSNEEVAGIIISILSRYDVALVQEVRDSDLSAVTQLMEQLNSMSTSLYDYEISDPLGRDNYKEMYLFIYRTDVVSVVDTYQYEDPQDVFSREPFILRVSVPHTKAEEFVLVPLHSAPHDAVAEIDALYDVYVAIISKWGTDNIMFLGDFNADCAYVQPSDWSAIRLRTSDVFKWLIPDSADTTVGKSDCAYDRIVVCGAKLKRSIVPNSAAIYNFQHTFQLEQEEALAVSDHYPVEVKLTA; the protein is encoded by the exons atggggactGTGGCACTGGCACTGTCCCTGCTGGCCATGGCTCTCCCATGCCCGGCCACTGCCACACTACGCGTCAGTGCCTTCAACATCCAGGCATTCGGAGACACCAAGATGTCCAACGAGGAAGTGGCGGGCATCATCATCAGC ATCCTGAGCCGCTATGATGTGGCACTGGTGCAGGAGGTGCGAGACTCCGACCTCAGCGCTGTCACCCAGCTCATGGAGCAGCTTAACAG CATGTCCACATCCCTGTATGACTACGAGATCAGTGACCCCCTGGGACGGGACAACTACAAGGAGATGTACCTCTTCATCTACAG GACAGATGTTGTGTCTGTGGTGGACACCTACCAATATGAGGACCCCCAGGATGTCTTCAGCCGGGAGCCGTTCATCCTGAGGGTCTCAGTGCCCCACACCA aggcagaggagttTGTGCTGGTGCCACTGCACTCGGCCCCGCACGATGCCGTTGCTGAGATCGATGCGCTCTACGATGTCTACGTGGCCATCATCAGCAAGTGGGGGACTGAC AACATCATGTTCCTTGGCGACTTCAACGCTGACTGCGCCTACGTCCAGCCGAGTGACTGGTCAGCCATCCGCCTGCGCACCAGCGATGTCTTCAAGTGGCTGATCCCCGACAGTGCCGATACCACCGTGGGGAAGTCGGACTGCGCCTACGACAG GATTGTGGTGTGTGGTGCCAAGCTGAAGAGAAGCATTGTGCCAAATTCAGCTGCCATCTACAATTTCCAGCACACtttccagctggagcaggaggag GCCCTGGCAGTCAGTGACCACTACCCGGTCGAGGTGAAGCTGACAGCTTGA